Proteins encoded in a region of the Elizabethkingia bruuniana genome:
- the trpC gene encoding indole-3-glycerol phosphate synthase TrpC, with the protein MNILDKIVAQKQLEVAASKKLISIEELKDNAFFSRKTFSLKESVKNKSGIIAEFKRKSPSKGIINDVQNPLSVVSSYEQYGASGISILTDTEFFGGSKEDILAVRENINIPILRKDFMIDAYQFYEAKAMGADVVLLIAACLSPEQVSEFTALAHSLNLEVLLEIHTEEELKHFNSDIDLVGINNRNLKDFKVDLQHSVNLKNLLPTGTLSVAESGIYNTEDFLFLKEKGFDAFLMGEYFMKGENPGQKFKEFLSNVTMK; encoded by the coding sequence ATGAATATACTTGATAAAATTGTTGCTCAAAAACAGCTGGAAGTAGCAGCATCTAAGAAACTTATTTCAATAGAAGAATTAAAAGACAACGCTTTCTTTTCACGTAAGACTTTTTCATTAAAAGAAAGTGTAAAAAACAAAAGTGGCATTATTGCTGAATTTAAAAGGAAATCTCCTTCTAAAGGCATTATCAATGATGTCCAAAATCCTCTTTCTGTTGTTTCTTCTTATGAACAATATGGGGCAAGTGGTATTTCTATTCTTACAGATACAGAATTCTTCGGTGGATCAAAAGAAGATATATTAGCTGTAAGAGAAAATATCAACATCCCTATTCTCCGTAAAGATTTCATGATTGACGCTTATCAGTTCTATGAAGCTAAAGCTATGGGTGCAGATGTAGTGCTTCTTATTGCAGCTTGTCTGTCTCCGGAGCAGGTTTCTGAATTTACAGCATTGGCGCATTCATTAAACCTGGAAGTTCTATTAGAAATTCATACTGAAGAAGAATTAAAACATTTCAATTCTGATATTGATCTTGTTGGTATTAATAATCGTAATCTAAAAGACTTTAAAGTAGATTTACAACATTCTGTTAATCTTAAAAACCTTCTTCCAACAGGAACATTATCCGTTGCAGAAAGCGGAATTTACAATACTGAAGACTTTTTATTCTTAAAGGAGAAAGGTTTCGATGCTTTCCTGATGGGAGAATATTTTATGAAAGGAGAAAATCCGGGCCAAAAATTCAAAGAATTTTTATCCAATGTAACTATGAAATAA
- a CDS encoding phosphoribosylanthranilate isomerase, producing MGKQNYQPKLKVCGLAHRGQIQELQKSGVDFLGFIFYPKSPRYVMNHLNLKQISEIKHLGKVGVFVNEDVAIVSDIAKQAHLNYIQLHGDENIEYILNLKKLIPETQIIKVFRIGQEVNSEVLKSKISEFETCADLLLFDTDSKAYGGTGETFNWSVLDQLDLQKPYLLSGGISSENIASIESLKTKPFALDINSKFENSPGDKNLDKIQEFIQHIQHL from the coding sequence ATGGGAAAGCAAAACTATCAACCGAAACTTAAAGTATGTGGATTAGCACACCGCGGTCAGATTCAGGAATTACAGAAGTCCGGAGTTGATTTTCTTGGATTTATATTCTACCCCAAATCGCCACGTTATGTCATGAACCATTTGAATTTGAAACAAATATCAGAAATAAAGCATTTGGGAAAAGTTGGTGTTTTTGTAAATGAAGATGTTGCTATAGTCTCTGATATTGCTAAACAGGCACATTTGAATTACATACAGCTTCATGGCGACGAAAATATAGAATATATACTCAATCTCAAAAAGCTTATTCCGGAAACACAGATTATTAAAGTATTTCGGATTGGTCAGGAGGTAAATTCCGAAGTACTTAAATCCAAGATTTCAGAATTTGAGACTTGTGCAGATTTACTTCTCTTTGATACCGACTCAAAAGCTTATGGCGGAACCGGAGAAACATTTAACTGGTCAGTTCTGGATCAATTAGATTTACAGAAGCCATATTTGCTAAGCGGAGGAATTTCTTCTGAAAATATAGCCTCAATAGAAAGCTTAAAAACAAAACCTTTTGCTTTGGACATCAACTCCAAATTTGAAAATAGTCCGGGAGACAAGAACTTAGATAAAATACAAGAATTTATACAACATATCCAACATTTATAA
- the trpB gene encoding tryptophan synthase subunit beta, with amino-acid sequence MKYKNPDQYGYYGDFGGAFIPEMLYPNVKELEDNYLDIINSDNFKKEYNALLKDYVGRATPLYFAKNLSYKYQTNIYLKREDLNHTGAHKINNALGQALLAKRLGKNRIIAETGAGQHGVATATACALLGLECIVYMGEIDIARQAPNVARMKMLGATVIPATSGSKTLKDAVNEALRDWINNASTTHYIIGSVVGPHPFPDMVARFQSIISEEIRFQLKEHIGRENPDYVIACVGGGSNAAGTFYHFVDEPGVGIIAAEAGGLGKDSGESAATTFLGTLGILHGSQSLVMQTEDGQVIEPYSISAGLDYPGIGPFHAHLFQDKRAEFFSINDDEALKSAFELTRLEGIIPALESAHALAVLDQKKFDKEDVVVICLSGRGDKDMETYLKHLA; translated from the coding sequence ATGAAATACAAAAATCCTGATCAATACGGATATTATGGAGATTTCGGCGGAGCATTTATCCCTGAAATGCTTTATCCAAATGTAAAAGAGTTAGAAGACAATTATCTGGATATTATCAATAGTGATAATTTCAAAAAAGAATATAATGCTCTGCTTAAAGATTATGTAGGGAGGGCTACTCCACTCTATTTTGCTAAGAATCTCAGCTATAAATACCAGACAAATATATATCTGAAAAGAGAGGATCTTAATCATACAGGTGCTCATAAGATTAATAACGCACTAGGACAAGCTCTGCTGGCAAAGCGCTTGGGCAAAAACAGAATTATTGCAGAAACCGGAGCTGGTCAGCATGGTGTGGCTACCGCAACGGCTTGTGCCCTATTGGGACTGGAATGTATTGTTTATATGGGCGAGATAGACATTGCCCGCCAGGCTCCAAATGTAGCCCGAATGAAAATGCTTGGCGCAACTGTAATACCAGCTACTTCCGGAAGCAAAACACTAAAAGATGCTGTAAACGAAGCTTTAAGAGACTGGATTAACAATGCCTCTACAACCCATTATATCATTGGCAGCGTTGTAGGTCCTCACCCTTTTCCGGATATGGTGGCAAGATTCCAGAGTATTATAAGTGAAGAAATAAGATTCCAACTGAAAGAACATATCGGACGCGAGAATCCCGATTATGTTATTGCTTGTGTAGGTGGTGGAAGTAATGCTGCAGGAACCTTTTATCATTTTGTAGATGAACCTGGTGTTGGTATTATTGCCGCAGAAGCTGGTGGTTTGGGTAAAGATTCCGGTGAGAGCGCTGCAACTACCTTTTTGGGAACATTAGGTATTTTACACGGCAGCCAGAGTCTTGTAATGCAGACAGAAGACGGACAGGTTATAGAACCTTACAGTATTTCCGCAGGGCTGGATTATCCGGGTATTGGGCCATTTCATGCGCATTTATTCCAAGATAAAAGAGCAGAGTTTTTCAGTATAAATGATGATGAAGCATTGAAATCCGCTTTTGAACTTACCAGACTTGAAGGCATTATTCCGGCATTGGAATCTGCACATGCTTTAGCAGTATTGGATCAGAAAAAATTCGATAAAGAGGATGTTGTTGTAATATGCCTTAGTGGACGTGGTGATAAGGATATGGAAACTTATTTGAAGCATTTAGCTTAA
- the trpA gene encoding tryptophan synthase subunit alpha, with amino-acid sequence MKKLNIYFTAGVPQLNDTTQIMKTIQSAGADMIEVGIPYSDPVADGPVIQKSDELALQNGMTIAKLFEQLKTVKDEINIPVILMGYLNPVLKFGFEKFCQECKTSGVSGLILPDLPPIEFEKKYQKILEQYGINFTFLVTPETSDERIQYLDSLSSGFLYAVSSSSTTGTNQEIDNDAYFKRLKSLNLKNQVLIGFSIKNKTDFEKVTQHADGAIIGSAFVKILLENQEWESKAAEFIRSVK; translated from the coding sequence ATGAAAAAACTCAATATATATTTTACTGCCGGAGTTCCTCAACTGAATGATACAACGCAAATAATGAAGACCATTCAGTCTGCTGGTGCCGATATGATAGAAGTGGGAATCCCATATAGTGATCCTGTTGCAGATGGTCCTGTTATTCAGAAATCCGATGAACTGGCTTTACAAAACGGAATGACCATTGCTAAGCTTTTTGAACAATTAAAGACAGTAAAAGATGAAATCAATATTCCGGTAATTCTTATGGGATACCTGAATCCTGTTTTAAAATTCGGTTTCGAAAAATTCTGTCAGGAGTGCAAGACTTCTGGAGTCTCTGGGTTAATACTTCCCGATTTACCTCCCATAGAATTTGAAAAGAAATATCAAAAGATTTTGGAGCAATATGGTATCAATTTTACTTTTTTGGTGACTCCGGAAACTTCTGATGAAAGAATTCAGTATCTGGACAGCTTAAGTTCAGGATTTCTCTATGCTGTAAGTAGCTCTTCCACTACCGGTACCAATCAGGAAATTGACAACGATGCTTATTTCAAACGTCTGAAATCCCTAAATCTGAAAAATCAGGTTCTTATTGGTTTTAGTATTAAAAACAAAACTGACTTTGAAAAAGTAACACAACATGCAGATGGTGCAATCATAGGTTCAGCTTTTGTGAAAATTCTTTTAGAAAACCAGGAATGGGAAAGCAAAGCTGCAGAATTTATAAGATCTGTTAAATAA
- a CDS encoding DUF962 domain-containing protein, producing MEQKIDNYKDFYKFYLTEHKDYTCRVLHFTGTALVFLLLFYAFFSEKYYLLWFVPVVGYGFAWVGHAFFEKNKPATFTYPLWSMISDFKLFFELLTGKQKFKI from the coding sequence ATGGAACAGAAAATAGATAACTACAAAGATTTTTATAAATTTTACCTTACCGAACATAAAGATTATACCTGCAGAGTATTGCACTTTACAGGCACAGCATTAGTATTTCTCTTGCTATTTTATGCGTTCTTTTCGGAGAAATATTATCTTCTTTGGTTTGTTCCGGTTGTTGGATATGGCTTCGCCTGGGTTGGTCATGCATTTTTTGAAAAGAACAAGCCGGCAACATTTACCTATCCTCTATGGAGCATGATTTCAGATTTCAAACTCTTCTTTGAATTATTAACTGGTAAACAAAAGTTTAAAATATAA
- a CDS encoding glycosyltransferase family 4 protein: MKIGYDAKRFFHNTSGLGNYSRDLVRTLAEYFPENEYLLFAKNTSERTKGLLEKGNIIFKKITKGNLARQMKMGKDAQNEGCDIFHGLSGELPLKWNDKKIKKVVTIHDLIFLKYPQFYSFFDRKIHTWKFKRATKDSDLIIAISEQTKKDIMEYFKTPESKIKVIYQTCHEAFKQSFSEEEFTTVKAKFNLPERFILNVGTIEERKNLFSVVKAIKGTDIPLVVVGRETKYSQRIRKFMVQNNMEKQVFFLTDVNMTELAQIYQLADIFIYPSLYEGFGIPVIEALFSKTPVITSNVSCLPEAGGPDSLYVNPTNTEDIKSKVLHLWENPDEGKRRAENSFQFVQKFNEKEIAEEVMQSYTNLLK, encoded by the coding sequence ATGAAGATAGGCTACGACGCGAAACGCTTCTTTCATAATACATCGGGACTTGGGAATTACTCACGTGATTTAGTACGTACACTAGCTGAGTATTTCCCGGAAAACGAATATTTATTGTTTGCCAAAAATACTTCTGAAAGAACCAAAGGCCTTTTGGAAAAGGGTAATATTATTTTCAAAAAAATAACCAAAGGCAATCTTGCCCGCCAGATGAAAATGGGAAAAGATGCCCAAAATGAAGGATGCGATATTTTTCATGGTTTATCCGGTGAATTACCATTAAAATGGAATGATAAAAAGATAAAAAAGGTTGTAACAATTCACGATCTTATTTTTCTGAAGTATCCCCAGTTTTATTCTTTTTTTGACCGCAAAATACATACATGGAAGTTTAAGAGAGCAACAAAAGATTCAGATCTTATTATTGCAATTAGTGAACAAACCAAGAAGGATATTATGGAGTATTTTAAAACTCCCGAATCCAAAATAAAAGTAATTTACCAGACCTGTCACGAAGCTTTTAAGCAGAGCTTTTCAGAAGAAGAATTTACCACTGTAAAGGCTAAATTTAATCTGCCGGAACGCTTTATTCTGAATGTCGGAACAATAGAAGAACGTAAAAACCTATTTTCAGTTGTCAAAGCAATAAAAGGAACTGATATTCCATTGGTTGTTGTTGGAAGAGAAACTAAATATAGCCAAAGAATTAGGAAATTTATGGTGCAGAATAATATGGAAAAACAAGTTTTTTTCCTTACCGATGTCAACATGACTGAACTAGCACAGATCTATCAACTGGCAGATATATTTATTTATCCTAGTTTGTATGAAGGTTTTGGTATTCCGGTTATAGAAGCTCTTTTTTCTAAAACACCGGTTATTACAAGTAATGTAAGCTGTCTCCCTGAAGCAGGAGGACCGGATAGCCTTTATGTAAATCCAACCAATACAGAAGATATTAAATCTAAAGTGTTACACTTATGGGAAAATCCCGATGAAGGAAAAAGAAGAGCAGAAAATTCTTTTCAGTTTGTTCAGAAATTTAATGAAAAAGAAATTGCAGAAGAGGTAATGCAGAGCTATACAAATCTTTTAAAGTAA
- a CDS encoding polysaccharide deacetylase family protein, with protein MILLSFDIEEFDMPLEYEGTIPFEEQLQVSRNGLQNILAILKKHNAKATFFSTVVFAENNKDLIEQLLSDGHELASHTWYHSEFSIEDLKKSREKLQEVFDTDIVGLRMPRMMEVDAAEVEKAGYTYNSSVNPTWLPGRYNNLKVSRRYFPQGNVLQIPASVSPWRVPLFWLSFHNFPVNIYRYLAKRAIKKDGYLNIYFHPWEFMDITKKAYALPSYTCVNTGDKMVQRFDEFVQWLKQNQYTFGTFKDFLETTKK; from the coding sequence ATGATTCTATTAAGTTTTGACATAGAAGAATTTGATATGCCTCTGGAATATGAAGGAACAATTCCGTTTGAAGAGCAATTACAAGTTTCCAGAAACGGTTTACAGAATATATTAGCCATTCTAAAAAAACATAATGCAAAAGCAACTTTCTTTTCGACAGTTGTTTTTGCAGAAAATAATAAAGACCTGATTGAGCAACTGCTTTCAGACGGTCATGAACTGGCATCGCATACTTGGTATCATTCAGAGTTTTCAATTGAAGATTTGAAGAAATCCAGAGAAAAACTTCAGGAAGTCTTCGATACTGATATTGTCGGACTTAGAATGCCAAGGATGATGGAAGTAGATGCTGCAGAAGTAGAGAAAGCTGGTTATACTTATAATTCGTCAGTTAATCCTACATGGCTTCCGGGAAGGTATAATAACCTGAAAGTTAGCAGAAGATATTTTCCACAGGGAAATGTACTTCAAATTCCGGCTTCGGTTTCGCCATGGAGAGTACCTTTGTTCTGGCTGTCATTTCATAATTTTCCTGTAAATATTTACAGATACTTAGCAAAGCGTGCTATAAAAAAGGATGGATATCTTAATATTTATTTCCACCCTTGGGAATTTATGGATATTACTAAGAAAGCCTATGCTTTACCTTCTTATACATGTGTAAATACAGGTGATAAAATGGTACAACGATTTGATGAATTTGTACAATGGCTGAAGCAAAATCAATATACATTTGGTACTTTTAAAGACTTCTTAGAAACAACAAAAAAATGA
- a CDS encoding glycosyltransferase family 2 protein, which produces MKKINIVIPAHNEEKNVPIMRERIAAVFSSLKDYTYEIIFVNDGSRDTTQQVLEDLATQYPEVRYIELSRNFGHQAALKAGLDNADGNAVISMDGDLQHPPELIPQLIKEWENGHDIVYTIRRYSENISLSKKLTSDIYYKIISSMSDFTIEKGAGADFRLLDAKVIEEIRQNHESDLFIRGLVKWVGYKQKGIKFVAADRENGISQYTINKMFKLALTGVTSFSVKPLYFAAYLGFFFSALSLLYVPYVIYSFMNGSEISGWASLIMTIVFFGGLQLVMLGIIGIYLGKVFKQVKDRPLFIIRSKNF; this is translated from the coding sequence ATGAAGAAAATTAATATTGTAATACCAGCCCATAATGAGGAAAAGAATGTTCCTATAATGAGGGAGCGTATCGCTGCTGTATTTTCTTCATTAAAAGATTATACTTATGAGATTATCTTTGTTAACGATGGCAGTCGAGATACTACGCAGCAGGTTCTAGAAGATCTTGCAACCCAATATCCTGAAGTTAGATATATAGAGCTTTCCCGCAATTTTGGACATCAGGCAGCTTTGAAGGCCGGGCTGGATAATGCTGATGGAAATGCTGTGATTTCTATGGACGGTGACCTGCAACATCCACCTGAACTAATTCCACAGCTTATTAAAGAGTGGGAGAACGGACACGATATAGTATATACCATTAGAAGATATAGTGAGAATATTTCTTTAAGCAAAAAACTAACTTCAGATATCTATTATAAAATAATTTCCTCGATGTCCGATTTTACTATAGAAAAAGGGGCAGGTGCAGATTTTAGATTACTGGATGCAAAAGTTATAGAAGAAATAAGACAAAATCATGAGTCTGATCTTTTTATACGTGGATTAGTAAAATGGGTGGGCTACAAACAGAAAGGAATAAAATTTGTCGCCGCTGACCGTGAAAACGGAATCAGCCAATATACCATAAACAAAATGTTTAAGCTGGCATTAACGGGTGTAACATCTTTTAGTGTAAAGCCATTGTATTTTGCTGCATACCTGGGCTTTTTCTTTTCGGCTTTATCACTACTATATGTACCTTATGTTATCTATTCATTTATGAACGGGAGTGAAATATCCGGATGGGCTTCTCTGATCATGACAATAGTTTTCTTCGGGGGATTGCAATTGGTAATGCTCGGTATTATAGGCATTTATTTGGGTAAGGTATTCAAACAGGTTAAAGATAGACCTCTATTTATTATAAGATCTAAAAATTTTTAA
- a CDS encoding glycosyltransferase family 87 protein, with amino-acid sequence MIRNTVFRLWSKYGKFIEQPKYIFSIYILVAVFSAIAKYRGGPSKYNNYLIFKNVFRNTLLQQNLYVEYPLLHFDKNHYGIIFSVLIAPFTILPDWLGMILWNIANVGLFIYAVKQLPFSEKMKSFFAWLCFQELITAMVSFQFNVALTGLIILSACFIYQRKESQSAIAILLGTFVKIYGIVGLSSFFFVQNKKKFIATLIIGAVVFLAIPMLYSSVHFGLQSYTDWYVELVKKNNDNQVLGNMQDISLMGIVRRVLGDANISNLWFIAVGLPLFALPYLRIKQYKNQAFQLMILASTLLFTVLFSSGSESPTYIIAVAGVMIWYLIQKDKSKLVNGLMLFVLILTCFGMSDLFPKYVKQNYIIKYSLKALPCCIVWFRITYELLTKDFNKNYQLQ; translated from the coding sequence ATGATACGAAATACTGTTTTTAGACTTTGGTCTAAATACGGAAAATTCATAGAGCAACCGAAATATATTTTTAGTATTTATATTTTGGTTGCTGTATTTTCTGCTATTGCCAAATACAGAGGAGGTCCGTCTAAATACAACAACTATCTGATCTTTAAAAATGTTTTCAGAAACACCCTCCTTCAACAAAATCTTTATGTAGAATATCCACTTCTGCACTTCGATAAAAATCATTACGGAATAATATTCAGTGTACTTATTGCTCCGTTTACAATTTTACCGGACTGGTTAGGAATGATTTTATGGAATATTGCCAATGTAGGTTTGTTTATCTACGCTGTAAAGCAATTACCATTCTCCGAAAAAATGAAATCTTTTTTTGCATGGTTATGCTTTCAGGAGCTTATTACGGCTATGGTAAGTTTCCAGTTTAATGTTGCATTAACAGGACTTATTATACTGTCTGCATGTTTTATTTACCAGAGAAAAGAAAGCCAGTCGGCTATTGCGATTCTTTTAGGAACTTTTGTCAAAATATATGGTATAGTAGGGCTTAGCTCATTCTTCTTTGTTCAGAATAAAAAGAAATTTATTGCAACGTTAATTATCGGTGCAGTTGTATTTTTGGCTATTCCTATGCTTTATTCATCCGTACATTTTGGACTGCAGTCCTATACAGACTGGTATGTAGAACTGGTGAAAAAGAATAATGATAACCAGGTTCTGGGAAATATGCAGGATATATCTTTGATGGGAATTGTAAGAAGAGTTTTGGGAGATGCCAATATATCCAATTTATGGTTTATAGCTGTTGGATTGCCATTATTTGCTTTACCGTATCTTCGGATTAAACAGTATAAGAATCAGGCCTTTCAGTTGATGATCTTAGCTTCTACTTTACTGTTTACAGTGTTATTTAGCTCTGGATCTGAATCTCCAACATATATTATTGCAGTTGCCGGAGTTATGATCTGGTATCTTATTCAGAAAGATAAAAGCAAACTTGTTAATGGTCTTATGTTGTTTGTGCTGATTCTGACTTGTTTCGGTATGTCGGATTTATTCCCTAAATATGTGAAGCAAAACTATATCATAAAATACTCGTTAAAGGCATTGCCTTGCTGTATTGTATGGTTTAGAATCACTTATGAACTGCTGACAAAGGATTTTAATAAAAACTATCAATTGCAATAA
- a CDS encoding 2,3,4,5-tetrahydropyridine-2,6-dicarboxylate N-succinyltransferase codes for MSLQETIEKIWDNRDLLQDKENQEIIREVIMQLDLGELRVAEPTENGWQVNEWVKKAVVMYFPIQKMTTIEVGPFEFHDKIPLKKNYADKGVRVVPHAIARHGSFVAPGVIMMPSYVNIGAYVDSGTMVDTWATVGSCAQIGKNVHLSGGVGIGGVLEPLQAAPVIIEDDCFVGSRCIVVEGVHVEKEAVLGANVVLTASTKIIDVTGDEPVEIKGRVPARSVVIPGSYTKKFPAGEFQVPCALIIGKRKESTDLKTSLNDALREHNVAV; via the coding sequence ATGAGTTTGCAAGAGACAATTGAGAAAATCTGGGATAACAGAGATTTACTACAAGATAAAGAAAATCAGGAAATCATTCGTGAGGTAATTATGCAGTTGGATTTAGGAGAGCTACGTGTAGCTGAACCTACTGAAAACGGATGGCAGGTAAACGAATGGGTGAAGAAAGCTGTGGTAATGTATTTCCCTATTCAGAAGATGACAACTATCGAGGTTGGTCCTTTTGAATTCCATGATAAAATCCCGTTAAAGAAAAACTACGCAGATAAAGGTGTAAGAGTTGTTCCTCATGCTATTGCAAGACACGGAAGCTTTGTTGCTCCAGGTGTTATTATGATGCCTTCTTACGTAAATATCGGTGCTTATGTAGACAGTGGTACAATGGTAGATACATGGGCAACAGTAGGAAGCTGTGCACAGATCGGTAAAAATGTTCACCTGAGTGGTGGTGTTGGTATCGGTGGTGTACTAGAGCCATTACAAGCAGCTCCGGTAATTATTGAAGACGATTGTTTCGTAGGTTCACGTTGTATTGTTGTAGAAGGAGTTCATGTAGAAAAAGAAGCTGTATTAGGTGCTAATGTTGTACTAACAGCATCTACCAAGATTATCGATGTAACCGGTGACGAGCCTGTAGAAATTAAAGGTCGTGTTCCGGCAAGAAGTGTAGTTATTCCGGGAAGTTATACAAAGAAATTTCCGGCTGGGGAATTCCAGGTTCCTTGTGCCCTTATCATAGGTAAAAGAAAAGAATCTACAGATCTTAAAACGTCATTGAACGACGCTTTAAGAGAGCATAATGTAGCTGTATAG
- a CDS encoding C40 family peptidase, with protein sequence MIKKIFLLSIFSLFIISCSSSKVVTKRPTGGKNYGKNYALRNLNSNFSGSNSRKVDKLLRTAEDYMGTPYKFGGVTRSGMDCSGFITTVYDSQDVNLPRRSEDQSREGREISIKNVIPGDLLFFATSGGSRVSHVGIVHTIRDGEVNFIHASTSKGVMISSLNEKYWNKAYLSARRVL encoded by the coding sequence ATGATAAAAAAGATATTCTTACTCAGTATTTTTTCTTTATTCATTATTTCATGTTCTTCTTCCAAAGTAGTTACCAAGAGACCTACGGGCGGGAAAAACTATGGTAAGAACTATGCCTTAAGAAATCTTAATTCTAATTTCAGCGGAAGCAATTCCCGCAAAGTAGACAAGCTTTTACGTACTGCAGAGGATTATATGGGGACACCCTATAAATTTGGTGGTGTAACAAGATCTGGTATGGACTGCTCCGGATTTATTACCACGGTATATGACAGTCAGGATGTGAATCTTCCACGAAGATCCGAAGACCAGTCTCGTGAAGGCAGAGAAATTTCTATAAAAAATGTAATTCCCGGAGATCTTTTATTTTTTGCAACATCCGGAGGCTCACGTGTTTCCCATGTCGGAATTGTCCATACAATTAGAGATGGAGAAGTCAATTTCATTCATGCCTCTACAAGCAAAGGGGTGATGATCTCCTCGCTGAATGAAAAATATTGGAATAAAGCCTATCTAAGTGCCAGAAGAGTCTTATAA
- a CDS encoding helix-turn-helix domain-containing protein gives MKKIFETFKPENPIIKKYVNYYYLDIKPDNEINEFQCFPHFNNTISIYKSHTRLGGGEMVFEQTAPPFQIFTPIRTTVLNVKQLGKVERIVIIFHPLGIQQFYKNLDFSEYITDYEFFTQTELRKIFSLYATDVLTSLLDSFLEERFEKFENIILDKSIEYIFRYYEEFSVTELSNELQISRQHLNRLFQQHLGVSVKKLHEIVLFRQTINKKLFEKSNGSFTQLAYEFNFNDQSHFNKTYKNLTANSPKSFFARGTILGKEDTFWHLKP, from the coding sequence ATGAAGAAAATATTTGAAACATTCAAGCCGGAAAATCCCATTATCAAAAAGTATGTTAACTATTACTACCTGGATATAAAACCTGACAATGAAATCAATGAATTTCAATGCTTTCCTCATTTTAACAATACAATATCGATCTATAAATCCCATACCCGATTAGGGGGCGGAGAAATGGTTTTTGAGCAAACAGCGCCACCATTTCAGATTTTCACACCAATTCGAACAACAGTTCTGAATGTAAAACAACTGGGAAAAGTTGAGAGAATCGTCATTATCTTTCACCCTCTTGGAATCCAGCAATTTTATAAGAATTTAGATTTTTCAGAGTATATCACAGATTATGAATTTTTCACTCAAACTGAACTTAGAAAAATTTTCTCACTATATGCAACAGATGTACTTACCAGTTTATTGGATAGCTTTTTAGAGGAGAGATTTGAGAAATTTGAAAACATAATCCTTGACAAATCCATAGAATATATATTCCGCTATTATGAAGAATTTTCAGTTACAGAACTGTCAAATGAGCTCCAAATCAGCAGGCAACATCTAAATCGGCTTTTTCAGCAACATTTAGGTGTTTCCGTAAAAAAGCTTCACGAAATAGTACTTTTCAGGCAAACTATAAATAAAAAACTTTTTGAAAAGTCTAATGGAAGTTTCACCCAATTGGCCTATGAGTTTAATTTCAATGATCAATCTCATTTCAACAAAACATATAAAAACCTAACTGCAAATTCTCCAAAATCTTTTTTTGCAAGAGGAACTATTTTGGGGAAAGAAGACACATTCTGGCATTTGAAACCTTAA
- a CDS encoding bacteriocin-like protein — MKKLKKLKREDLKKINGGETEIELICPPRYVYCLGVCMNGRKSINCPG; from the coding sequence ATGAAAAAGTTAAAAAAACTAAAAAGAGAAGATTTAAAAAAAATTAATGGCGGTGAAACAGAAATTGAATTAATATGCCCACCTAGATATGTTTATTGTTTAGGTGTTTGTATGAACGGAAGAAAAAGTATTAATTGTCCAGGTTAA